In a genomic window of Curtobacterium sp. MCBD17_035:
- a CDS encoding amino acid permease — MTTTSARRDLFRRKPIDQVEDDPGAGSPPGGLARHLGLWQLTAIGVGGIIGAGIFTLAGQVAHQTAGPAVLISFLVAGVASAAAALSYAEFAGMIPKAGSAYTYGYAVLGELVAWFIGWDLLLEYTAIVAVVAIGISGYVGFLLGQVGLDLPAWMLGAPGTGHGHVVDVFAIALCLLTAFVLTRGIRSAARFEFVAVGIKVALVVLIVVLGVFHIRAANYHPYFPHGFGGVMTGAATVFFAVFGYDAMSTAAEESKDARKHMPKAILLSLGIAMVLYVLATLVLTGMQRYTEIDPASGFATAFASVGLGGVADVIAVGAIIGIVTVLLTFLLGVSRVWFSMSRDGLLPAWFAKTDPKRHVPTRVTWIAGAAAAVLAGLLPIGTVAELTNIGILLAFVVVCSAVVVLRYRRPEIPRQFRLPLMPVVPVIGVMASLWLVTFLQWETWVRFGVWFAIGLGVYFGYSRRHSVLATQEAPPSSAG; from the coding sequence GTGACGACGACGTCAGCGCGGCGCGACCTGTTCCGCCGCAAGCCGATCGACCAGGTCGAGGACGATCCGGGCGCGGGGTCCCCGCCCGGCGGTCTCGCTCGCCACCTGGGCCTCTGGCAGCTCACCGCGATCGGCGTCGGCGGCATCATCGGCGCGGGGATCTTCACCCTCGCGGGCCAGGTCGCGCACCAGACGGCAGGACCCGCGGTGCTCATCTCGTTCCTCGTCGCCGGGGTCGCGAGCGCGGCGGCAGCGCTGTCGTACGCCGAGTTCGCGGGGATGATCCCGAAGGCCGGCAGCGCCTACACGTACGGCTACGCGGTGCTCGGCGAGCTCGTCGCCTGGTTCATCGGCTGGGACCTGCTCCTCGAGTACACGGCGATCGTGGCGGTGGTCGCGATCGGCATCTCGGGGTACGTCGGGTTCCTGCTCGGGCAGGTGGGTCTCGACCTCCCGGCGTGGATGCTCGGCGCCCCGGGAACGGGGCACGGCCACGTCGTCGACGTGTTCGCGATCGCACTCTGTCTGCTCACGGCGTTCGTCCTGACCCGGGGCATTCGGAGTGCAGCGCGGTTCGAGTTCGTGGCGGTGGGGATCAAGGTCGCACTCGTCGTGCTCATCGTCGTGCTCGGCGTCTTCCACATCCGGGCGGCGAACTACCATCCGTACTTCCCGCACGGCTTCGGCGGGGTGATGACCGGGGCGGCGACCGTGTTCTTCGCGGTGTTCGGGTACGACGCCATGAGCACCGCGGCGGAGGAGTCGAAGGACGCGCGGAAGCACATGCCGAAGGCGATCCTGCTGTCGCTCGGGATCGCCATGGTGTTGTACGTGCTGGCCACCCTGGTGCTCACGGGCATGCAGCGGTACACGGAGATCGACCCGGCGTCGGGCTTCGCGACCGCGTTCGCGTCGGTCGGGCTCGGGGGCGTGGCGGACGTCATCGCCGTGGGCGCGATCATCGGCATCGTCACGGTGCTCCTGACGTTCCTGCTCGGGGTCTCGCGCGTGTGGTTCTCGATGAGCCGCGACGGCCTGCTGCCCGCGTGGTTCGCCAAGACGGACCCGAAGCGACACGTCCCGACGCGCGTGACGTGGATCGCGGGCGCGGCGGCGGCGGTCCTGGCGGGGCTGCTGCCGATCGGCACCGTCGCGGAGCTGACGAACATCGGCATCCTGCTCGCCTTCGTCGTGGTCTGCTCGGCCGTGGTGGTCCTCCGCTACCGGCGTCCAGAGATCCCCCGCCAGTTCCGACTGCCGCTCATGCCCGTCGTGCCCGTGATCGGGGTGATGGCGTCCCTGTGGCTGGTGACGTTCCTCCAGTGGGAGACGTGGGTGCGGTTCGGCGTGTGGTTCGCGATCGGTCTCGGGGTCTACTTCGGGTACTCACGGCGGCACTCGGTCCTGGCGACCCAGGAGGCGCCGCCGTCCTCGGCCGGATAG
- a CDS encoding TetR/AcrR family transcriptional regulator, translating into MPAPTSDTEASIAPAGRRMRSDARQNVDALLEAAKAVFADAGVDAPVRSIAERAGVGVGTLYRHFPLRSDLISAVFRREMDACVAAAEEIEATSPPGEALDRWIMRYTQFVATKRGLAAALHSGDPAYEPLAEYFSTRLAPTLDRLLTAATASGDVVHEVDAAEFLGAVADLCHAGGPPGTERSGRAERMVRLLLAGLRAEPGD; encoded by the coding sequence ATGCCCGCGCCCACGAGCGACACCGAGGCGTCGATCGCCCCGGCCGGCCGACGGATGCGCTCGGACGCGCGGCAGAACGTCGATGCCCTCCTCGAAGCCGCGAAGGCGGTGTTCGCGGACGCCGGCGTGGACGCGCCGGTGCGGTCGATCGCCGAACGCGCGGGCGTCGGGGTCGGCACCCTGTACCGGCACTTCCCGCTCCGCTCGGACCTCATCTCGGCGGTGTTCCGGCGGGAGATGGACGCGTGCGTGGCGGCTGCGGAGGAGATCGAGGCCACCTCGCCGCCGGGCGAGGCACTCGACCGCTGGATCATGCGCTACACCCAGTTCGTCGCCACGAAGCGCGGGCTCGCTGCGGCACTCCACTCGGGCGACCCGGCGTACGAACCGCTCGCCGAGTACTTCTCGACGCGACTCGCACCGACGCTCGATCGGCTGCTCACCGCGGCGACCGCGTCCGGGGACGTCGTGCACGAGGTCGACGCCGCCGAGTTCCTCGGGGCGGTCGCGGACCTCTGTCACGCGGGTGGGCCTCCCGGGACCGAGCGGTCCGGCCGTGCCGAACGCATGGTGCGGCTGCTGCTCGCGGGACTGCGGGCGGAGCCGGGCGACTGA
- a CDS encoding DEAD/DEAH box helicase has protein sequence MPAPLVDAVDVIRLVGPRPFGRAKDLVRAGGVLGTRWDDADETLAALVQGSGPEPYQVSVHLTPTRGPFSRPGRNTCTCPIGGDCKHVAAALLEVTAAAVRRDPGLTGAAGLTGLVEPTGLAVTAVDDAVAAPPEHWRTALGSLAGDPGPASARTTAMGLQFELRDLVPQRLARAAAAHDAARSVGSRVRLGVRPVTRSAAGNWVRGQLTWGSLPYSRNRLGADPDQHAWFLQFAALHRSAHAAYAPGESDWLFLDEFASPLLWPLLHEADRLGIGLVAAGAKAAARGRGRSASAGTGTGTGTGTAPDPTADTDARAVVVGREARVVLDASRTSDGVQLGALALVDGRPIPPGAAGAIGTHGVYAFRRSPALHITLAPTPTPLREDQRRLLTTGDRITVPPADVDEFLHDVSPRLRGSVDLVSADGSLELPDRTPPEFVLTVTFEPEDRVLLSWRWHVDGRRDLPAAHGPVPDLSEVDGPPGVRWPSRTGVDPVRDRDRGGDVDGSDADDGDSDDGDQVLDGSDAIEFTTTTLPTLQARDDLRVRIVGERPDYRELTDQPKLTLTTMPSPHRDWFDLGFLVTVEGRTVPFTPLLEALAKRERKLKLIDNTYMSLQNPVFDELKRLIDEATELDEWEPGRYRISPYQAALWSEFDQLADETVQDARWRETVEGLLRFQDATDDDPVIAAVSVPDSVHAELRPYQREGLAWLTFLYEHGLGGVLADDMGLGKTLQTLAFVAGVRERERARAGSGDAAPDRSGGPSAAAPDRRPFLVVAPTSVVGNWVTEAARFTPSLVVRGVTATTAKRRRMLRDAAAEADVVVTSYALFRLDAAAYRQQEWAGLVLDEAQFVKNRTSQANRLAADLPAPFKLAITGTPLENGLMDLWSIFSVVAPGLLSSVTRFTDDVVKPVASPDLTPEQRADVMGRLRRRIRPLMLRRTKESVAADLPEKVEQVLHVDLDPEHRALYDRTLQRERLKVLDLLDDMDRNRMIVFRSLTLLRMLALSPALIDPDSAVPSAKLDLLLDDLAELEAEGRRALVFSQFTSFLRLVAAGLDARGVAYEYLDGSTTGRAAVIDRFKQGSASAFLISLKAGGFGLNLTEADTVFVLDPWWNPAAEAQAIDRAHRIGQRVPVSVHRLIAQDTIEDKVLALATRKGELFDAVIDEDDTFSGALTAEDVRGLLE, from the coding sequence ATGCCCGCCCCGCTCGTCGACGCGGTCGACGTCATCCGACTCGTCGGCCCGCGTCCGTTCGGGCGCGCGAAGGACCTCGTGCGTGCCGGCGGCGTGCTCGGGACCCGCTGGGACGACGCGGACGAGACGCTCGCCGCCCTCGTGCAGGGCTCCGGCCCCGAGCCGTACCAGGTGAGCGTGCACCTCACGCCCACCCGCGGTCCGTTCAGCCGACCCGGCCGGAACACCTGCACGTGCCCCATCGGTGGCGACTGCAAGCACGTCGCGGCGGCGCTCCTCGAGGTCACGGCCGCCGCGGTCCGGCGCGACCCCGGGCTGACCGGCGCCGCCGGACTCACCGGACTCGTGGAGCCGACGGGCCTCGCCGTGACGGCGGTCGACGACGCCGTAGCCGCGCCGCCCGAGCACTGGCGGACGGCGCTCGGGTCGCTCGCCGGCGACCCCGGGCCGGCGAGCGCACGGACGACCGCGATGGGCCTCCAGTTCGAGCTCCGGGACCTCGTGCCGCAGCGACTCGCTCGCGCAGCGGCGGCTCACGACGCCGCTCGGTCGGTCGGGAGCCGTGTCCGCCTCGGCGTCCGCCCGGTCACGCGCAGCGCAGCGGGCAACTGGGTCCGCGGGCAACTCACCTGGGGGTCGCTCCCGTACTCGCGCAACCGCCTCGGCGCGGACCCCGACCAGCACGCCTGGTTCCTGCAGTTCGCCGCGCTGCACCGCTCCGCGCACGCGGCGTACGCGCCGGGCGAGAGCGACTGGCTGTTCCTCGACGAGTTCGCGAGTCCGCTGTTGTGGCCGCTGCTGCACGAGGCCGACCGCCTCGGCATCGGGCTCGTCGCGGCGGGCGCGAAGGCCGCGGCGCGCGGGCGCGGCCGGAGCGCCAGTGCCGGCACCGGCACCGGCACCGGCACTGGCACGGCGCCCGACCCCACCGCCGACACCGACGCCCGTGCCGTCGTCGTCGGCCGGGAGGCCCGGGTCGTCCTCGATGCGTCCCGCACGTCGGACGGCGTGCAGCTCGGCGCACTCGCCCTGGTCGACGGCCGTCCGATCCCGCCGGGGGCCGCGGGCGCGATCGGCACCCACGGCGTCTACGCCTTCCGTCGCTCCCCCGCGCTGCACATCACCCTCGCGCCGACACCGACGCCCCTGCGCGAGGACCAGCGCCGTCTCCTGACGACCGGGGACCGCATCACCGTCCCGCCCGCGGACGTCGACGAGTTCCTGCACGACGTCTCGCCCCGCCTGCGCGGCAGCGTGGACCTCGTGAGCGCCGACGGCTCGCTCGAGCTCCCGGACCGCACGCCGCCGGAGTTCGTCCTGACCGTGACGTTCGAGCCCGAGGACCGGGTGCTGCTCAGCTGGCGTTGGCACGTGGACGGCCGACGGGACCTCCCGGCAGCGCACGGACCGGTTCCGGACCTGTCGGAAGTGGACGGGCCTCCTGGCGTGCGGTGGCCGAGCCGGACCGGCGTCGACCCGGTCCGTGACCGTGACCGCGGCGGCGACGTCGACGGAAGCGACGCCGACGACGGGGACTCCGACGACGGCGACCAGGTGCTCGACGGCTCCGACGCCATCGAGTTCACGACGACGACCCTGCCGACACTCCAGGCCCGCGACGACCTGCGCGTCCGCATCGTGGGCGAGCGCCCGGACTACCGGGAACTCACCGACCAGCCGAAGCTGACCCTGACCACGATGCCGAGCCCGCACCGCGACTGGTTCGACCTCGGGTTCCTCGTGACCGTCGAGGGTCGCACGGTCCCGTTCACGCCCCTGCTCGAGGCGCTCGCCAAGCGGGAGCGGAAGCTCAAGCTCATCGACAACACGTACATGTCACTGCAGAACCCGGTGTTCGACGAGCTGAAGCGCCTCATCGACGAGGCGACCGAGCTCGACGAGTGGGAGCCCGGCCGCTACCGCATCAGCCCGTACCAGGCCGCGCTGTGGTCGGAGTTCGACCAGCTCGCCGACGAGACCGTGCAGGACGCCCGGTGGCGCGAGACCGTCGAGGGCCTCCTGCGGTTCCAGGACGCCACCGACGACGACCCGGTGATCGCGGCCGTGTCCGTGCCGGACTCCGTGCACGCCGAGCTCCGCCCCTACCAACGCGAGGGCCTGGCGTGGCTGACGTTCCTGTACGAGCACGGGCTCGGCGGGGTCCTGGCGGACGACATGGGGCTCGGCAAGACGCTGCAGACGCTCGCGTTCGTGGCGGGCGTGCGGGAGCGCGAACGCGCGCGGGCCGGCTCGGGGGACGCCGCACCGGACCGGTCGGGAGGCCCGTCAGCCGCCGCTCCCGACCGTCGCCCGTTCCTCGTGGTCGCGCCGACGAGCGTCGTCGGCAACTGGGTCACCGAGGCGGCGCGGTTCACCCCGTCGCTCGTGGTGCGCGGCGTGACGGCGACGACCGCGAAGCGACGGCGGATGCTCCGGGACGCCGCGGCCGAGGCGGACGTCGTCGTGACCTCGTACGCGCTGTTCCGGCTCGACGCGGCGGCGTACCGACAGCAGGAGTGGGCCGGGCTGGTCCTCGACGAGGCGCAGTTCGTCAAGAACCGGACGTCGCAGGCGAACCGGCTCGCGGCGGACCTCCCCGCGCCGTTCAAGCTCGCGATCACCGGGACGCCGCTCGAGAACGGGCTCATGGACCTGTGGTCGATCTTCTCGGTCGTCGCGCCCGGTCTGCTGTCGAGCGTGACGCGGTTCACGGACGACGTGGTCAAGCCGGTTGCGTCCCCGGACCTGACACCGGAGCAGCGGGCCGATGTGATGGGTCGGCTGCGGCGGCGGATCCGCCCGCTCATGCTCCGGCGCACCAAGGAGTCCGTGGCGGCGGACCTGCCCGAGAAGGTCGAGCAGGTGCTGCACGTCGACCTCGACCCGGAGCACCGCGCCCTCTACGACCGGACCCTGCAGCGCGAGCGGCTCAAGGTGCTCGACCTGCTCGACGACATGGACCGGAACCGGATGATCGTGTTCCGCTCGCTGACGCTCCTGCGGATGCTCGCCCTCTCGCCGGCGCTCATCGACCCGGACTCGGCCGTGCCGTCGGCGAAGCTCGACCTGCTGCTCGACGACCTCGCGGAGCTCGAGGCCGAGGGGCGCCGTGCCCTCGTGTTCAGTCAGTTCACCTCGTTCCTCCGGCTCGTCGCGGCCGGGCTCGACGCGCGCGGCGTGGCGTACGAGTACCTCGACGGGTCGACGACCGGTCGCGCAGCGGTGATCGACCGGTTCAAGCAGGGCAGTGCGTCGGCGTTCCTCATCAGCCTCAAGGCGGGCGGGTTCGGCCTCAACCTGACCGAGGCCGACACGGTGTTCGTGCTCGATCCCTGGTGGAACCCCGCGGCGGAGGCCCAGGCGATCGACCGCGCGCACCGCATCGGGCAGCGGGTCCCCGTGAGCGTGCACCGCCTCATCGCGCAGGACACCATCGAGGACAAGGTCCTGGCCCTCGCGACCCGCAAGGGGGAACTGTTCGACGCGGTCATCGACGAGGACGACACGTTCTCGGGAGCGCTGACGGCTGAGGACGTGCGGGGGCTCCTGGAGTAG
- a CDS encoding D-tagatose-bisphosphate aldolase, class II, non-catalytic subunit — protein MNQVEAIVRRHRGGDTVGITSVCSAHPLVLRASMRQALEDGSVLLIEATSNQVDQFGGYTGLTPEQFRDQVLGFADEESFPRDRLVLGGDHLGPNRWQRETPDQAMPKADDLVAAYAAAGYAKLHIDCSMRLDGDPTPLPDAVVAERAARLIAIAEAARPADGEPPVYVIGTEVPVPGGAHETLGALQPTSPGAARETLDAHRGALRDRGLDAVWPRVVALVVQPGVEFDHLKVIDYDRTATQQLQRVLDDEPDMVFEAHSTDYQTRGHLTELVEDHWAVLKVGPGLTFALREALFALAAIEDELVPAGERSDLVAFMDERMVADPGYWEHYYEGDAEEQRIARRYSYSDRIRYYWASPEVEERVDRLFTNLTASGIPEPLIGQFLPKQFTRVRQGVLAPEPEALAVDAVREVLRDYAAACGHSVG, from the coding sequence ATGAACCAGGTCGAAGCCATCGTCCGTCGGCACCGCGGCGGCGACACCGTCGGGATCACCTCCGTCTGCTCCGCGCACCCCCTCGTGCTGCGGGCGTCGATGCGGCAGGCCCTCGAGGACGGCTCCGTCCTGCTCATCGAGGCGACCTCGAACCAGGTCGACCAGTTCGGCGGGTACACGGGGCTCACGCCGGAGCAGTTCCGCGACCAGGTGCTCGGCTTCGCCGACGAGGAGTCCTTCCCCCGCGACCGCCTGGTGCTCGGCGGGGACCACCTCGGGCCGAACCGGTGGCAGCGTGAGACGCCGGATCAGGCGATGCCGAAGGCCGACGACCTCGTCGCCGCGTACGCCGCCGCCGGGTACGCCAAACTCCACATCGACTGCAGCATGCGGCTCGACGGCGACCCCACGCCCCTGCCCGACGCCGTCGTCGCCGAACGCGCGGCCCGGCTCATCGCGATCGCCGAGGCCGCCCGGCCGGCCGACGGCGAACCGCCCGTGTACGTGATCGGCACCGAGGTGCCCGTGCCGGGAGGCGCGCACGAGACCCTCGGCGCGCTCCAGCCGACGAGTCCCGGGGCCGCACGCGAGACCCTCGACGCCCACCGGGGCGCCCTGCGCGACCGCGGCCTCGACGCGGTGTGGCCGCGGGTCGTCGCACTCGTCGTGCAGCCCGGCGTCGAGTTCGACCACCTCAAGGTGATCGACTACGACCGGACGGCCACGCAGCAGCTGCAGCGGGTCCTCGACGACGAGCCCGACATGGTGTTCGAGGCGCACAGCACCGACTACCAGACCCGCGGCCACCTGACCGAGCTCGTCGAGGACCACTGGGCCGTGCTCAAGGTCGGGCCGGGGCTGACGTTCGCCCTGCGCGAGGCCCTGTTCGCCCTCGCCGCGATCGAGGACGAACTCGTGCCCGCCGGCGAGCGCTCCGACCTCGTCGCGTTCATGGACGAGCGGATGGTCGCCGATCCCGGGTACTGGGAGCACTACTACGAGGGCGACGCCGAGGAGCAGCGCATCGCCCGCCGGTACAGCTACAGCGACCGCATCCGCTACTACTGGGCCTCGCCCGAGGTCGAGGAGCGCGTCGACCGGTTGTTCACCAACCTGACCGCGTCCGGGATCCCCGAGCCGCTGATCGGGCAGTTCCTGCCGAAGCAGTTCACGCGGGTGCGGCAGGGCGTGCTGGCGCCGGAGCCCGAGGCCCTCGCGGTCGACGCCGTGCGAGAGGTCCTCCGCGACTACGCGGCGGCCTGCGGGCACAGCGTCGGCTGA
- a CDS encoding PHP domain-containing protein, whose product MHPVDALQEIAFWLERDLAPSFKVQAFRTAAAAIAGRSDDDLEARLRSGALARTKGVGSRSLEVIGQALEGRVPDYLQALRDRERETTSEAGAGLLADLRGDLHCHSEWSDGGTPIALMVEAARTLGREYIALTDHSPNLTVAHGLTAERLTEQLGVLDDVRADHPDVRVLSGIEVDILEDGTLDQTPAMLDRLDVVVASVHSKLRADRRTMTERMLGGIRDPHTNVLGHCTGRLVQGSRGERPQSTFDARAVFEACAEHDVAVEINSRPERQDPPDDLIQLALEVGCLFSIDTDAHAPGQLDFLRLGAERAAQNGVPPDRIVTTWPVERLLAWAHPQA is encoded by the coding sequence GTGCACCCCGTCGACGCCCTGCAGGAGATCGCCTTCTGGCTCGAACGGGACCTCGCTCCGTCGTTCAAGGTGCAGGCGTTCCGCACGGCGGCCGCCGCGATCGCCGGTCGGTCCGACGACGATCTGGAGGCCCGGCTCCGCTCCGGCGCACTCGCCCGCACCAAGGGGGTCGGTTCCCGCAGCCTCGAGGTGATCGGCCAGGCGCTCGAGGGCCGCGTGCCCGACTACCTGCAGGCCCTGCGCGACCGGGAACGCGAGACGACGAGCGAAGCCGGGGCGGGCCTCCTGGCCGACCTGCGCGGCGACCTGCACTGCCACAGTGAGTGGTCGGACGGCGGCACGCCCATCGCGCTCATGGTCGAGGCGGCGCGGACCCTGGGGCGCGAGTACATCGCGCTCACCGACCACTCGCCCAACCTGACCGTCGCACACGGTCTGACCGCCGAGCGCCTGACCGAACAGCTCGGCGTGCTCGACGACGTCCGGGCGGACCACCCCGACGTCCGGGTGCTCAGCGGGATCGAGGTCGACATCCTCGAGGACGGCACGCTCGACCAGACCCCGGCGATGCTCGACCGGCTCGACGTCGTCGTCGCGAGCGTGCACTCGAAGCTCCGCGCTGACCGCCGCACGATGACGGAGCGCATGCTCGGCGGCATTCGTGATCCGCACACGAACGTCCTCGGGCACTGCACCGGCCGCCTCGTGCAGGGGTCCCGCGGCGAGCGCCCGCAGTCGACGTTCGACGCGCGTGCGGTGTTCGAGGCGTGCGCGGAGCACGACGTCGCGGTCGAGATCAACAGCCGACCCGAGCGACAGGACCCGCCGGACGACCTCATCCAGCTCGCGCTCGAGGTGGGCTGTCTGTTCAGCATCGACACCGACGCACACGCGCCCGGACAGCTCGACTTCCTGCGGCTCGGGGCGGAGCGGGCGGCGCAGAACGGGGTGCCGCCCGACCGCATCGTGACGACGTGGCCGGTGGAGCGCCTCCTGGCCTGGGCGCATCCGCAGGCCTGA
- a CDS encoding sigma-70 family RNA polymerase sigma factor, with protein MDPTFTELYRLHYPAVLRFVRRRAHPAAVDDVVSETFVAAWRRQDEMLVAPLPWLYRTARNVMLNAARSAGRRTGLAVRVQGEASVAVPSDDPIAALERRHDLALAWRSLDELDQEALALQVWEGMTGAQAAAVLGISRAAYSMRASRARRRLAAVLRDSDEGERRGSSTAPAAATHPDTGREAQPPAAIWPTPDTGREAPHPFASWPTPDADPGPDHPDSPTAMTALRLDRKARR; from the coding sequence GTGGACCCCACATTCACCGAGCTGTACCGGCTCCACTACCCCGCGGTGCTGCGGTTCGTCCGTCGACGAGCGCACCCGGCGGCCGTGGACGACGTCGTGTCCGAGACCTTCGTCGCCGCGTGGCGCCGGCAGGACGAGATGCTCGTCGCACCGCTCCCCTGGCTCTACCGGACGGCGCGGAACGTCATGCTCAACGCCGCCCGGAGCGCCGGACGTCGGACCGGACTCGCCGTCCGGGTGCAGGGTGAGGCATCGGTCGCGGTTCCGAGCGACGACCCGATCGCGGCGCTCGAACGTCGGCACGACCTCGCCCTCGCGTGGCGCTCGCTCGACGAGCTCGACCAGGAGGCCCTGGCCCTGCAGGTCTGGGAGGGCATGACCGGAGCGCAAGCCGCCGCCGTCCTCGGCATCAGCCGTGCGGCCTACTCGATGCGCGCCAGTCGCGCCCGACGCCGCCTGGCAGCGGTGCTCCGCGACTCCGACGAGGGCGAGCGACGCGGATCGTCGACGGCACCGGCCGCCGCCACGCACCCCGACACCGGCCGGGAGGCCCAGCCGCCCGCCGCCATCTGGCCCACCCCCGACACCGGCCGGGAGGCCCCGCACCCGTTCGCCAGCTGGCCCACCCCCGACGCGGATCCGGGCCCCGACCACCCGGACTCCCCCACCGCGATGACCGCACTCCGCCTCGACCGGAAGGCACGACGATGA
- a CDS encoding GNAT family N-acetyltransferase, with amino-acid sequence MSTTAPSEITIDHEPYSGEDAVRLRAVALLSAGLPPRMARTLPPASVAANLTVRNGMGEPLGYGVLSEVADGVLEIQSFFIREDARGAGVGSALLSRLEQVAGELGSPALVHAGTPGDADITDTLLRRGYVPIAPFGAHTLVADVVCVSKILV; translated from the coding sequence ATGAGCACCACAGCACCATCCGAGATCACGATCGACCACGAGCCGTACAGCGGCGAGGACGCCGTTCGCCTGCGGGCCGTCGCACTCCTCAGCGCCGGGCTCCCCCCGCGCATGGCACGGACGCTGCCCCCGGCGTCGGTCGCGGCGAACCTGACGGTCCGCAACGGCATGGGTGAGCCGCTCGGCTACGGGGTCCTCAGCGAGGTCGCCGACGGCGTGCTCGAGATCCAGTCGTTCTTCATCCGCGAGGACGCCCGGGGCGCAGGTGTCGGCAGCGCGCTGCTCAGCCGCCTCGAACAGGTCGCGGGCGAACTCGGCTCCCCCGCCCTCGTGCACGCCGGCACCCCGGGAGACGCGGACATCACGGACACGCTGCTGCGCCGCGGGTACGTGCCGATCGCCCCGTTCGGTGCGCACACCCTCGTGGCGGACGTGGTCTGCGTCTCGAAGATCCTGGTCTGA
- a CDS encoding aldo/keto reductase, with product MQYRTLGRTGIKVTPYALGAMMLGSLGNPDRKEGVRIIHRALDAGINLVDTADRYGDSEEVVGEALKGRRDDVVLATKFWGPVDDDVNHRGASRRWITQAVERSLRRLQTDHIDLYQLHRPDPDTDIDETLSALTDLVRQGKVRAIGSSSMRGSEIVEAQWTSERRGFERFRTEQPNYSILDREIEREILPVAERYGMGTLVYSPLAGGTLTGRYRAGQDNDVFRSSVSGMRHFRDERRLATVEQLITLAQEVGVPLTHLAMSFVIAHPGVTSAIAGPRTMEQLEDTLAGIDVALSDEVLDRIDAIVPPGESVGAMDMVYRGPEVGDPALRRRPAAERSAA from the coding sequence ATGCAGTACCGCACTCTCGGCCGCACCGGCATCAAGGTCACCCCGTACGCGCTCGGCGCGATGATGCTCGGGAGTCTCGGCAATCCGGACCGGAAGGAGGGCGTCCGGATCATCCACCGGGCCCTCGACGCCGGCATCAACCTCGTCGACACCGCCGACCGCTACGGCGACTCCGAGGAGGTCGTCGGCGAAGCGCTGAAGGGCCGCCGCGACGACGTCGTCCTCGCCACGAAGTTCTGGGGTCCCGTGGACGACGACGTCAACCACCGGGGCGCGTCGCGGCGCTGGATCACCCAGGCGGTCGAGCGATCGCTCCGCCGCCTGCAGACCGACCACATCGACCTGTACCAGCTCCACCGCCCGGACCCCGACACCGACATCGACGAGACGCTGTCGGCGCTCACCGACCTCGTGCGGCAGGGCAAGGTCCGCGCGATCGGGTCGTCCTCGATGCGCGGCTCCGAGATCGTCGAGGCGCAGTGGACGTCCGAGCGCCGCGGGTTCGAGCGGTTCCGCACCGAACAGCCGAACTACTCGATCCTCGACCGTGAGATCGAGCGCGAGATCCTCCCCGTCGCCGAGCGCTACGGCATGGGGACCCTGGTCTACAGCCCGCTCGCCGGTGGCACCCTGACCGGGCGCTACCGGGCGGGTCAGGACAACGACGTGTTCCGCTCGTCGGTCTCCGGGATGCGGCACTTCCGCGACGAACGTCGCCTCGCCACCGTCGAGCAGCTCATCACGCTGGCCCAGGAGGTCGGTGTCCCACTCACCCACCTCGCGATGTCCTTCGTGATCGCGCATCCCGGGGTGACCTCCGCCATCGCCGGACCCCGGACCATGGAGCAGCTCGAGGACACGCTCGCCGGGATCGACGTCGCGCTGTCGGACGAGGTGCTCGACCGGATCGACGCGATCGTCCCGCCCGGCGAGAGCGTCGGGGCGATGGACATGGTCTACCGCGGCCCGGAGGTCGGCGACCCGGCGCTGCGCCGCCGCCCGGCCGCGGAGCGCTCCGCCGCCTGA